ATCCGATTGCCGAGCGGCTGCTCCCTTCGCGCACAATGTCTCTGCACGTGCCACGTGACTCGGTGAAAATCCGAACCGGCGGTGAGAGCCCGCGACCCGGCTGCTGCGGCAGGCGGTGAACTCCGGTCCAGAACCCCGGGGCCGACGGTCAAAGTCCGGATGAGAGCGGCACGCGCGGACTAGGACGACGCATGTCCATCATCGAATGGATCTACTCGGCCGGCGTCGACATCGCCGGCTACCGCCTCTCGCTCATGGAGGTCATCGGGATCTCCTTCGGCCTGGCCTCGGCAGTCGGCGGGATGCTGCGCAAGGTATGGGCCTGGCCCATCGGGATCGTCGGCAACGCGATCCTCTTCTTCGTCTACATCGGCGTCACGATGGGCGTCGACGACAAGGCGCCGCTCTTCGGGCAGTCCGCCCGGCAGATCTTCTTCATCATCACCTCGCTCTACGGCTGGTGGCGCTGGCGACAGGTCAGGCAGGCCAACCACTCGGGCCAAGCGCACGCGATCACCCCGCGCTGGGCGACCTGGGCGGAGCGGGCGGGGCTCGCGGTGACCATGGTCATCGGGATCGTGGTCGTGCAGCAGGTCTTCGCCATGCTCGGTGCCGGCTGGCCCGCGCCCCGCTGGTACTTCTGGGCCGACGCCTGGATCTTCATGGGCTCGCTGCTGGCGACCTACGCGATGGCGCGGGGCTGGAACGAGTTCTGGCTCATCTGGATCGGGGTCGACCTCGTCGGCGTGCCCCTGCTGTGGCACAGCGACTACCTGCCCACCGCCGTCCTGTACGCGATCTACGCCGGCTTCGTGCTCTACGGCTTCTTCGTCTGGCTGCGCGCCTCACGCACCGAGCGTCCGGACGGTGAACCCGCGGCCGGCGCACTGTCACCGGCGAACTAGGCTGGACTCCCGTGAAGACCTTCGAGACCCTCTTCGACGAACTCTCCCGCAAGGCCGCCGAACGGCCGGAGGGATCGGGCACCGTGGCGCAGCTGGACGCCGGGACCCATGCCATCGGCAAGAAGATCGTCGAGGAGGCCGCCGAGGTCTGGATGGCGGCGGAGTACGAGAGCAAGGAGGAGCTGGCCGAGGAGATCAGTCAGCTGCTCTACCACCTGCAGGTGTTGATGATCGACGGTGGCCTCACCGTCGAAGACGTCTACACCCACCTCTGAGAGGACCGCCGTGCGCATCGCTGTGCCCAACAAGGGCTCCCTGTCCGAACCCGCCGTCGAGATGCTCCGCGAGTCGGGGTACCGCGTCCGCCGCGACAGCAAGGAGCTGATCGTCGCCGACCCCGACAACGACGTCGAGTTCTTCTACCTGCGTCCCCGTGACGTCGCCCTCTACGTCGGCAAGGGCCAGGTCGACGCCGGCATCACCGGCCGCGACCTGCTGCTCGACTCCGGGTCCGCTGCCACCGAGGTCATGGGCCTGGGCTTCGGCGGATCGACCTTCCGCTTCGCGGGCCGTCCCGGTGAGGCGAGCAGTGCCGCCGACCTCGACGGGCGCCGGGTGGCGACCTCGTACTCCGGCCTCGTACGTGACCACCTGGCGGCGAAGGGGGTCACCGCGGAGGTCGTGCGTCTGGACGGAGCCGTCGAGACCGCCATCACGCTCGGCGTCGCCGACGCCATCGCGGATGTCGTCGAGACGGGAACCACCCTTCGCCAGCAGGGCCTGGAGGTCTTCGGCGAGCCGATCCTGCGGAGCGAGGCCGTGCTCATCCGCCGCAGCGACGCCAGCGAGGCCGGCATCGACGTACTCCACCGTCGCATCAAGGGCGTCGTCACCGCGCGCGAGTACGTGCTCCTCGACTACGACTGCCCCGCGGAGCTCGTGGAGCGGGCCGTGCAGCTGACTCCGGGCCTCGAGTCGCCGACCGTGAGCACCCTGCACGACGAGCGCTGGTGTGCCGTGCGCTCGATGGTCCCGCGGGGTCGGACCAACCGGATCATGGACGAGCTCTACGACCTGGGCGCGCGGGCCATCCTCGTCACCGAGATCTCCGCGTGCCGACTGTGACCTTGCCGGACAGGGCGAGCGCCCCCGCCTTCCGCCCCACGCGGGGTCGAGTCGTCTCGACCTCGCTCGGAGTGGCCATCCTCGTGGGCTCGATCGCGCTGGCCATCGCGCTGCCCGAGCGCTTCGGGGTCATGGACCGCTTCACCTGCGCCTTGATCGGGGTCGGGGTCGCCGGCTTCATGTCGCGCTACGCCACGATCCACGCCCGCCCCACCGCGGAGGGCTTGTGGGTGCGCAACCTTGGCCCGGGCGAGCTCGTCCTGTGGGAGGAGATCACGACCCTGCGCTTCTCCGAGGGCATGCCCTGGCCCCGGCTCGACCTGGCGGACGGCATGGACATGGCCGTCATGGCCATCCAGCGCTCCGACGGTCCGCGGTCGGTCGAGGAGGCACAGCGCCTCGCCGATCTCATCGGTCGGTAGGGCCAGCCTCGGGGTCCATCTCGAGGATGATGTGGGCGCGATCCCGGGTGTGGTCGGCGGCGAAGAGAGTGGCCTCCTGCTGCGCCCACATCTCCCAGTACTCCTCGAAGAGCGGTCCGTCGCGGTCGATGGCGCGTCGGCGACGCAGGTCGGCGGGGCCGTCGAGCCAGACACGGGTGCCCTCGAGGGGGGACGCCTCTCCGACGCTCGACCCGCACCCCTCGACGACGAGGCGGTGGCCCACCGTGATCGGCAGCAGCGGACCGGGTCGGTCAGCGAGCCAGTCCCAGGTGGGGACCACAGGCTGCTCGCCGCGGGCGAGCGGGCGCAGGACGTGCGCGACGAGCATGTGGCTCGCTGCGGCCAGACCGGACCAGCCCGGGTAGACCGAGTCCATCGACACCACGGGGGCGTCCCACTCCCGGGCGATCGCGCCGGCCAACGAGGTCTTGCCCGAGCCGCTGCGTCCGTCGAGCGCGATGACACGCACGTCCCCGCACGACGGGGGTGCGGTGGCGGCATGGGCCAGGACCTGCTCGAGGGGCGACATCGGGGCGAAGCGTATCCGCCCCGCTCGGTAGGCTGCCCCCGTGTCCCTCGCCGTGCGTGTCATCCCCTGCCTCGACGTCGACGCCGGACGGGTCGTCAAGGGCGTCAACTTCGAAAATCTGCGCGATGCCGGTGACCCGGTCGAGCTCGCCCGCCGCTACGGGCGCGAGGGGGCCGACGAGCTGACCTTCCTCGACGTCACCGCGAGCAGCTCGGACCGGGCCACGACCTATGACGTCGTCACCCGCACCGCCGAGGAGGTCTTCATCCCCCTGACGGTGGGTGGGGGCGTGCGCACCGTCGACGACGTCGACCGGCTGCTGCGCTGCGGCGCGGACAAGGTCGGCGTCAACACTGCCGCGATCACCCGACCCGAGCTGATCAGCGAGGTCGCCGATCGTTTCGGTGCCCAGGTCCTCGTGCTCTCGGCCGACGTGCGCCGTCGTACCCACGAGGACGGCTCTCTCGCAGGCGGGTTCGAGGTCACCACCCACGGCGGCCGCACGCGCACGGGCATCGACGCGATCGAGTGGTGCGCCCGGGCGGCGGAGCTCGGTGCAGGGGAGATCCTGCTCAACTCGATGGACGCCGACGGGACCAAGGCAGGCTTCGACCTCGAGCTCATCCGCGCCGTGCGCGCAGAGGTGAGCGTCCCGGTCATCGCCAGCGGGGGAGCAGGGTCCGCCGCGCACATGCCGCCGGCCGTCGAGGCCGGCGCCGACGCGGTCCTCGCGGCGAGCATCTTCCACTTCGGCGAGGTCTCGATCGGTGAGGTCAAGGACGCGCTCGGCGTCGCGGGACACCCCGTCCGCCGCGGCCGCGCCACCTGACCGCCCGTTCATCCGGCCGTCCAGCTGCACGACCTCAAGGAGATGCGGATCTGAGCCGTGAGAGTGCGCACGACCTTAAGGGGCTCTTCACAACTGAGGGTGTAGTTGGGGTCTGAAGCCGCCGGATTCTAGGAGGGATCTGGCGATGTAGTGGGTCAGGTTGCGAAAGCCCAGGGCCAGGCCGCGTAGGTGTTCCAGGCGTCCGTTGATGGCTTCGGTGGGTCCGTTGGATGAGCCGGGGTGGTCGAAGTAGGCCAGGACGTCCTCAGCGCGGTGGTGCAGGGTCTTGCCGAGCTTGCGTAGTTCGATCTGTTCGGGGGGCTGGGAGTTGAGGTGATCGATCAGATCGGCCATCCTCTGGCGTCCTCGAGCAGGCTTCTCGTCGCGGTAGGCGTTGATCATCTCTTGGTAGGCGCGCCAGGCCTGCGCGAGCTGGGCGTGGGCGGGATCGGCCAGCACGGGCGTGATGCGTTCGCTCTGGCGCTGGGTGCGCAACTGGTCGCCGACGAACAGTGCCCTGCGCACGCGGTACAACGGGTCGCCCTTGCGGCTGCGGCGCCCACACGTCTCTCGTTGCACCCGCTGTCGGCACCGGTTCATCGCCTCACCGGCCTGGGCGACGACGTGGAAGGGGTCCATGACCGTGACCGCGGTGGGGACCATTTTCGTGGCGGCAGCCTTGAATCCTGTGAACCCGTCCATCGCGACGACCTCGATGCCCTCACGCCAGGCTTGGGGCCGTTGGGCCAGCCACGCAGCGAAGACCTCCCCGGAACGCCCTTCGACCATGTCCAGCAACCGGGCCGTGCCGCCGTCCTGACGAGTAGGGGTCAGGTCGATGATCACGGTGACGTACTTGTCCCCGCGGTGGGTGTGGCGCCACACATGCTCATCGACACCCAGGACCTTCACCCCCTCGAAGCGGGCCGGGTCATCGATCAGCACCCGTCGCCCTTCGGCCAGGACCGCGTCGTTGGCGGTGTTCCACGCCACGCCCAAGCCCTCGGCGACCCGGGACATCGACAGGTGCTGGCACACGATCGCGCTCAACGCCCACGCCAGCCCCCCACGAGAGAGCTTGGCTCGAGGCTCAGCCGCCCGGGAGGTGTCCTGACGCCACACATGACCACAGTCGGTGCACGTGTAGCGGCGCACCCGCACCCGAAGGGTCGTGGGGCGCTGACCGAAGGGGGCATGCGCCAAGGAGCGCACCACGCTGCCGCGTGGCCGGCCCTGACAGCCACAGCGGTGGCACCAGTCATCCGGCTCGACCACCCGGCAGGCCAGCACCGCCTGCCCGGCCTCGAGGCACTGGCCAGTGACCTCCAGTCCGAGCTGGTCCAAGCGGGCGAACGTGGTCAGATCCGGGGCAGTGAAGGTAGCGTCAGACATGTCGAGGTCTTCCTGATGGGTTGTGTGAGAACTTCCATCATGTGAAGGCCTCGACGCCTACCCCGCCACCGCCACGCCGCCCGGGGCCACAAACCCAGTTACACCCTCATCTGTGAAGAGCCCCTTAAGGAGATGCGGATCCGGGTGCTGAAGAGTGCGCACGACCTTAAGGGGCTCTTCACAACTGAGGGTGTAGTTGGGGTCTGAAGCCGCCGGATTCTAGGAGGGATCTGGCGATGTAGTGGGTCAGGTTGCGAAAGCCCAGGGCCAGGCCGCGTAGGTGTTCCAGGCGTCCGTTGATGGCTTCGGTGGGTCCGTTGGATGAGCCGGGGTGGTCGAAGTAGGCCAGGACGTCCTCAGCGCGGTGGTGCAGGGTCTTGCCGAGCTTGCGTAGTTCGATCTGTTCGGGGGGCTGGGAGTTGAGGTGATCGATCAGATCGGCCATCCTCTGGCGTCCTCGAGCAGGCTTCTCGTCGCGGTAGGCGTTGATCATCTCTTGGTAGGCGCGCCAGGCCTGCGCGAGCTGGGCGTGGGCGGGATCGGCCAGCACGGGCGTGATGCGTTCGCTCTGGCGCTGGGTGCGCAACTGGTCGCCGACGAACAGTGCCCTGCGCACGCGGTACAACGGGTCGCCCTTGCGGCTGCGGCGCCCACACGTCTCTCGTTGCACCCGCTGTCGGCACCGGTTCATCGCCTCACCGGCCTGGGCGACGACGTGGAAGGGGTCCATGACCGTGACCGCGGTGGGGACCATTTTCGTGGCGGCAGCCTTGAATCCTGTGAACCCGTCCATCGCGACGACCTCGATGCCCTCACGCCAGGCTTGGGGCCGTTGGGCCAGCCACGCAGCGAAGACCTCCCCGGAACGCCCTTCGACCATGTCCAGCAACCGGGCCGTGCCGCCGTCCTGACGAGTAGGGGTCAGGTCGATGATCACGGTGACGTACTTGTCCCCGCGGTGGGTGTGGCGCCACACATGCTCATCGACACCCAGGACCTTCACCCCCTCGAAGCGGGCCGGGTCATCGATCAGCACCCGTCGCCCTTCGGCCAGGACCGCGTCGTTGGCGGTGTTCCACGCCACGCCCAAGCCCTCGGCGACCCGGGACATCGACAGGTGCTGGCACACGATCGCGCTCAACGCCCACGCCAGCCCCCCACGAGAGAGCTTGGCTCGAGGCTCAGCCGCCCGGGAGGTGTCCTGACGCCACACATGACCACAGTCGGTGCACGTGTAGCGGCGCACCCGCACCCGAAGGGTCGTGGGGCGCTGACCGAAGGGGGCATGCGCCAAGGAGCGCACCACGCTGCCGCGTGGCCGGCCCTGACAGCCACAGCGGTGGCACCAGTCATCCGGCTCGACCACCCGGCAGGCCAGCACCGCCTGCCCGGCCTCGAGGCACTGGCCAGTGACCTCCAGTCCGAGCTGGTCCAAGCGGGCGAACGTGGTCAGATCCGGGGCAGTGAAGGTAGCGTCAGACATGTCGAGGTCTTCCTGATGGGTTGTGTGAGAACTTCCATCATGTGAAGGCCTCGACGCCTACCCCGCCACCGCCACGCCGCCCGGGGCCACAAACCCAGTTACACCCTCATCTGTGAAGAGCCCCTTAAGGAGATGCGGATCCGGGTGCTGAAGAGTGCGCATGACCTTAAGGAGATGCGGATCCGGGTGCTGAAGAGTGCGCATGACCTTAAGGAGATGCGGATTTGTGGCGCCGGTGCGGCTCGCCGGCCGGTCAGACGCCGTAGCGGGTGGTGCGCACGATCTCGACGGTCTCGGGTGGTCCGATGAGCTCGACCTCGGCCACGGCCTGGCGCCCGAATCCGAAGAGGATGATCTCGCCCGGCCGACCGTGGATCTCCACGACCGGGCCCTTGCCCGAGCCGATCCGCGTGCGCCGCTTGGCCGTGACGATCTCGAGGTCTGCCCCGGTGGTCCGGCGGAAGAGCATCTTGGCCATGACGGCCAGCCGGTCGCCCAACGCCGAGACCAGCGCGGGGTCCAGCGACCGCCGCGGTGCACCGAAGGCCGCCCGCAGGACGTCCTCGTGGTGGACGAACATCTCCACGAGGTTGGCCTGCTCGTCGACCAGGGGCACGCTCATCGGGTGCCAGCGGGGTGGGCCGTTGCGCAGTCGCTGCACCAACGTCTCGAAGTCGTTGTCCCGCAGCAACGCGGCCATCGCGGCCTCGGTCCGACCCGCCAGCGGCGGCGCGAGGATCCCAGCGGCCCGGTCCGGACGCCCCTCGCGCACGATGAGATGCGCCAGGAGATCACCGGTGGTCCAGTCCCCGCACAGCGTGGAGGCGTCAGGACCCACCTGCAGGAGGGTGTCGCACAGGGCGGCGCGCTCGGCGCGGGCGTGACGGATCATCGGGCCTCCGGGAGGAGAGAAGTTGCGGACTGACTGTGCAGCGTAACCCCGGAGGGAGGCAAAGGGTGCTGGCCGCGCGGTCTCGCGGGCGGTTCGTGGCCGTCGGAGGTTGAAGTGCCAGAATGCGAAGGGTGTCCACCCCTTCGTCATCGCCCCTGTCCGAGCAGCTCGCCGCCCGGCTCACCCGTGACGCCGCGGGCCTCGTCGCCGCCATCGTCCAGCAGCACGACACCGGTGAGGTGCTCATGCTCGGCTGGATGGACGACGAGGCCCTGCGCCGCACCCTCACCACTGGGCGGGTGACCTTCTGGTCCCGCAGCCGTCAGGAGTACTGGCGCAAGGGGGACACCTCCGGGCACGTCCAGCACGTGCGCTCGGTCGCGATCGACTGCGACGGTGACGCCCTCCTCGTGCGGGTGGACCAAGTCGGCGCTGCCTGCCACACGGGGGACCGCACCTGCTTCGACGCCGGGGACCTCGGGGCCGTCGTGGGGGAGTCGCGATGAGCCAGCCACAGGCGTCTGTGCCGGACCTGACGCCCGGCCGCACCTGGCCGGACCTCGACACCTTCCAGGTGCTCGCCCGCGACCGGCGCGTGGTGCCCGTCGTGCGCCGCCTCGTGGCCGACGGCGAGACCCCCGTCGGGGTCTACCGCAAGCTCGCCGGCGACGCGCCGGGCACCTTCCTGCTGGAGTCCGCCGAGCACGGCGGCGTCTGGTCGCGGTGGTCGATCATCGGCGCCCAGAGCCGGGCGACGCTCACCGAGCGCGACGGACGGGCCCACTGGATCGGCGAGCCACCGGTCGGGGTACCCACCGACGGCGACCCGACCGCCGCCCTTCGCGCCACCATCCGGGCCCTGTCGACCGACCCCATCGACGGGTTGCCGCCGCTGACCGGGGGGATGGTCGGCGCCATCTCCTACGACGCCGTCCGCCGGTGGGAGAAGGTGCCGTCCGAGCTGCCCGACGTCCTCGGTGTGCCGGAGCTGGGCATGGTCCTGGCCACCGACGTCGCGGTCCTCGACCACAGCGACGGGTCACTCCTGCTCGTCGCCAATGTCATCAACTACGACGACACCGACGAGCGGGTCGAGGAGGCCTGGCAGGAGGCCGTGGAGCGCCTCGACGCGATGACCGAGCGCCTCGCCGCGCCCGCGCCCAGCACCGTGGCCACCGTCGACCCCGATCTGGTGGCGGCCGCACGGACCCAGGTGACCAGCGATGTCACCGTCGAGCGCTTCGAGGAGATCGTCGAGCAGGCCAAGGAGGACATCCGCGCGGGCGAGGTCTTCCAGGTCGTGCTGTCGCAACGCTTCTCCACGCCGTGCCCGGTCGACGCGCTGGAGGTCTACCGGGCCCTGCGGCGCAGCAACCCCAGCCCGTACATGTACTTCGTGCGGCTGCCCCACCCCGACGGCTCGGTCTACGAGGTCGTCGGCTCCTCGCCCGAGGCCCTCGTCAAGGTCACCGGTCGGAGGGCCATCACCCACCCGATCGCCGGCACCCGCCCACGCGGCAAGTCCCCCGAGCACGACCTCCAGCTCGAGGAGGAGCTCATCGGTGACCCCAAGGAGCGCTCCGAGCACGTCATGCTCGTCGACCTCGGGCGCAACGACCTCCAGCGGGTCTGCGCGGCCGGGACGGTCGACTGCGTCGAGTTCATGAACCTGCGTCGCTACAGCCACGTCATCCACCTCGAGTCGACCGTCGTCGGCGAGATGGCGAAGGGGGTCGACGCCTTCGACGTCCTCGTGGCCACCTTCCCGGCGGGCACCCTCTCGGGAGCACCCAAGCCACGCGCCCTGCAGCTCATCGAGCAGTACGAGCGCAGTCGCCGGGGCATCTACGGGGGAGTCGTCGGCTACCTCGACTTCCACGGGGACATGGACATGGCCATCGCCATCCGCACGGCGCTCGTCAAGGACGGCGTCGCGCACGTGCAGGCCGGTGCCGGCATCGTCGCCGACTCCGTGCCGAGCCTCGAGCAGGAGGAGACCGTGCACAAGGCTGGCAGCGCACTGGCCGCCGTCGCGTCCGCGAGAGCCGTCCGTCCGGTCGGGGTCGGCCGATGAAGGTCCTGGGTCGCAAGGTCGTCGTCGTGCTGCTGGCCATCGCCGGCGGCATCGTCCTGCTCGCCGCCGGCCGCGCCGAGTGGATCACCGGCACCGTCGACGGAGTGGCCGGGCCGGTGCGCGACTCTGCCCTCGGGACCGAGGCCGCCCCGGGACTGGCCGGGCTCGCGCTCGTGGCGATGGCTGCAGCCATCGCTGCGACCACCTCGGGCCGGGTGGGGCGCTGGATCTCCCTGACGGTCCTGGGGCTCGTCGCCGCCGGAGTCGCGTCCTTGTCGGTCCGTGCCATCGTCGACGCGCCGAACGTGCTCGGCGCGGCCGCCGCAACCGACTCCGGAGGGACGGCGACGCTCGAGGCCACGGGGACCGCGACGGTCTGGCCGTGGATCGCGATCATCGCCGCGCTCATCCTGCTGCTCGCCCTCGTGGGCGGCCTCGTGGGCGGACGGCGGTGGGGAGGTCTCGGTCGCAAGTACGAGCGCCCGATCACCGATCCTGACGCCGGCTCGGTCAGCGGGCAGCGTGGTGAGCGGGTCGACTCCGACTGGGACCGGGTCACTCTCGGGGACGACCCGAGCGTCGACTAGCCTGTCGGCATGCCCAGCGTCCTCGACCAGATCATCGAAGGGGTCCGTCAGGACCTCGCCGGACGCGAGGCCACCACCTCGCTCGAGCGCCTCCAGCGGCAGTGCGACGGGATGCCCGCCCCGCGGGACGCGGAGGCGCTGCTGCGCCGGCCCGGGCTCTCCGTCATTGCCGAGGTCAAGCGCTCGAGCCCGAGCAAGGGCGCCCTCGCCGACATCGCCGACCCTGCCGCGCTCGCCAGCGCCTACGAGGCCGGAGGAGCGAGCGCCGTCTCCGTCCTCACGGAGCAGCGTCGCTTCGGCGGCAGCCTCGACGACCTCGACGCCGTCCGGGCCGCGGTCGACCTGCCGGTCCTGCGCAAGGACTTCATGGTCAGCGAGTACCAGGTCTGGGAGGCTCGGGCCCACGGCGCGGACATCATCCTGCTCATCGTCGCTGCACTCGACGACCGCCGCCTGGCCGACCTCATGGCGCTGGCCGGCTCGCTCGGGATGACCTGCCTCGTCGAGGTCCACGACGAGGCCGAGGCCGCTCGCGCCGTCGACCTCGGCGCCACGGTCATCGGGGTCAACAACCGCAACCTCAAGACCCTGGCCGTCGACACCGACACCTTCGCCCGGCTGGCTCCGCTGGTCCCCGCCTCGTGCGTGCGGGTCGCCGAGTCCGGCGTCACCGGCCCGACGGAGGCCGCGCTCTTCGCCAGGGCCGGCGCCGATGCGATCCTCGTCGGCGAGGCCCTGGTCGTCGGTGGCGACCCCGCCGAGGGCGTCCGGTCGATGATCGAGGCGGCAACCAGCGCATGAGTGAGGACGACATGAGCACCGAGCAGTCACGGTCCCAGCAGGCCGAGCCCGCCCCGGCCGAGGTGCACGTCCCCGGCCGCTTCGGCGCCTTCGGCGGTCGCTACGTCCCCGAGGCCCTGATCCCGGCCCTCGAGGAGCTCGACGAGGCCCGGCAGAAGGCCCTGGTCGACCCCGAGTTCATCGACGAGCTGGCCACGCTCCACCGCACCTACACCGGTCGCCCAAGCATCATCACCGAGGTCCCGCGCTTCGCCGAGCACGCCGGCGGCGCCCGGATCATCCTCAAGCGCGAGGACCTCAACCACACGGGCAGTCACAAGATCAACAACGTCCTGGCCCAGACGCTGCTCACCAAGCGCATGGGCAAGCGGCGGGTCATCGCCGAGACCGGCGCCGGGCAGCACGGCGTGGCCACGGCCACGGCAGCTGCCCTGATGGGCCTGGAGTGCACGATCTACATGGGCAAGGTCGACACCGAGCGCCAGGCCCTCAACGTCGCGCGGATGAAGATCCTCGGTGCCACCGTCGTGGCCGTCGAGCACGGCAGCGCGACGCTCAAGGACGCCATCAACGAGGCCATGCGCGACTGGGTGACCAATGTCGACCACACGCACTACGTCCTCGGGACGGTCACCGGACCACACCCCTTCCCCGAGATGGTCCGCGACTTCCACAAGATCATCGGCGAGGAGGCCCGCGGCCAGGTCCTGGAGCTGACCGGCCGCCTGCCCGACGCGGTCATCGCCTGCGTCGGCGGCGGGTCCAACGCCATGGGGATCTTCCACCGCTTCGTCACCGACGAGGCGGTGCGCCTGATCGGGGTCGAGGCCGGCGGCGACGGGATCGACACCGGCCGGCACGCGGCCCGCTTCGCCACAGCCGAGCCCGGGGTGCTGCACGGCGCGATGAGCTACCTCATGCAGGACGCCGAGGGCCAGACGCTGGAGACGCACTCCATCTCGGCCGGCCTGGACTACCCGAGCGTCGGACCGGAGCACTCCTACCTGCGCGACAGCGGGCGGGCCGAGTACCGGTACGCCACGGACGAGCAGGTGATGCACGCCTTCCAGCTGCTGTGCCGCACCGAGGGCATCATCCCGGCACTGGAGTCGGCGCACGCGCTCGCCGCGACGCTCGACGTGGGCAAGGAGCTCGGTCCCGACGCGCTGCTCCTCGTCAACCTCTCCGGGCGTGGGGACAAGGACATGCACACCGCCGCCGAGTGGTTCGGCCTCGTCGACAAGGACACAGACGCATGAGCGCGCTCGAGGAGGTCTTCGCCCGGTGCAAGGCCGAGGGCCGGGCCGCTCTCATCGGCTACCTGCCCGTCGGTTACCCCGATGTCGAGGGCTCGCTCGCCGCGATGACCGCGCTCGCCGAGGCAGGCGCCGACATCGTCGAGGTCGGGATGCCCTACAGCGACCCCGTCATGGACGGCCCCGTCATCCAGCGGGCCGCGACCGAGGCCCTGGCGAAGGGGGTCCACGTCGACGACGTCTTCCGCGCGACCGCCGCGGTCAAGGACGCCGGTGCGGTGCCCGTCGTCATGTCCTACTGGAACCTCGTGCTGCGTCGCGGTGTCGACCGCTACGCGGCCGACCTCGCCGCCTCGGGCGGCGCCGGCATGATCACGCCGGACCTCGTCCCCGAGGAGGCCGGCGAGTGGCACGAGGCCAGTGAGCGCCACGGCCTCGACCGAATCTTCCTCGTCGCCCCGAGCTCGACCACCGAGCGCATCTCCGTCGTCACCCACGCCTGCAGCGGATTCGTCTACACCGCCTCCACCATGGGCGTCACCGGGACCCGCGGCAGCGTCGGCAGCCGCGCTCCCGAGCTCGTCGCCCGGGTCCGCGAGGCGACCGACCTGCCGCTGTGCGTGGGTCTGGGCGTGAGCAACGGCGCGCAGGCGGCCGAGGTCGCCTCCTTCGCCGACGGCGTGATCGTCGGCTCCGCCCTGGTGAGCACCCTGCTCGACCGCGGACGCGACGAGGGCCTCGCGGCCCTGCGCGAGCTGACTGCAGAGCTGGCCGAGGGCGTCCGGGGACGCGCGTGACCGCTGGCCGTCTGCGAGACCACATCGGCCTCGTCACCAGCCTGGTCCTCGGCGTCGTAGCCTTCGGGGTGTCGCGCTGGGTCCGGCACGCTGCTCATGGCCAGCCAGACCAAGTACGGCCCGGAGATCGCCCGCGACCTGGGGCTCGACCGGGCCCTCTTCCCTGCCCACGAGGAGTCAGCATGACCACGAACGACCGCAAGGCCTGGCAGGAGCGCACCGACAAGGGCACAGACGTCAACTACGTCAAGAGCGTCGATGATGCCACCATCACGGACGGCAGCTGGGGCGCTCTCATCGACCCGAGCGCCCGCAAGGCCGACACGGCCACGCTGACCACGGTCCTCACCTCCGGCACGGTCCCCGCGGACCTGGTGCAGACGCAGTGATCCCGGCAGCCCTCCCTTCGCCGAGCGTCGGGGTCATCGAGCTCGGTCCCCTGACGATCCACGCCTATGCCCTGTGCATCCTCGCCGGGATCTTCGTGGCCGTCTGGATGGGAGATCGACGCCTCCAGGACCGCGGGGGAGAGCCG
The genomic region above belongs to Janibacter limosus and contains:
- the trpC gene encoding indole-3-glycerol phosphate synthase TrpC; the encoded protein is MPSVLDQIIEGVRQDLAGREATTSLERLQRQCDGMPAPRDAEALLRRPGLSVIAEVKRSSPSKGALADIADPAALASAYEAGGASAVSVLTEQRRFGGSLDDLDAVRAAVDLPVLRKDFMVSEYQVWEARAHGADIILLIVAALDDRRLADLMALAGSLGMTCLVEVHDEAEAARAVDLGATVIGVNNRNLKTLAVDTDTFARLAPLVPASCVRVAESGVTGPTEAALFARAGADAILVGEALVVGGDPAEGVRSMIEAATSA
- a CDS encoding anthranilate synthase component I, with the protein product MSQPQASVPDLTPGRTWPDLDTFQVLARDRRVVPVVRRLVADGETPVGVYRKLAGDAPGTFLLESAEHGGVWSRWSIIGAQSRATLTERDGRAHWIGEPPVGVPTDGDPTAALRATIRALSTDPIDGLPPLTGGMVGAISYDAVRRWEKVPSELPDVLGVPELGMVLATDVAVLDHSDGSLLLVANVINYDDTDERVEEAWQEAVERLDAMTERLAAPAPSTVATVDPDLVAAARTQVTSDVTVERFEEIVEQAKEDIRAGEVFQVVLSQRFSTPCPVDALEVYRALRRSNPSPYMYFVRLPHPDGSVYEVVGSSPEALVKVTGRRAITHPIAGTRPRGKSPEHDLQLEEELIGDPKERSEHVMLVDLGRNDLQRVCAAGTVDCVEFMNLRRYSHVIHLESTVVGEMAKGVDAFDVLVATFPAGTLSGAPKPRALQLIEQYERSRRGIYGGVVGYLDFHGDMDMAIAIRTALVKDGVAHVQAGAGIVADSVPSLEQEETVHKAGSALAAVASARAVRPVGVGR
- the trpB gene encoding tryptophan synthase subunit beta → MSTEQSRSQQAEPAPAEVHVPGRFGAFGGRYVPEALIPALEELDEARQKALVDPEFIDELATLHRTYTGRPSIITEVPRFAEHAGGARIILKREDLNHTGSHKINNVLAQTLLTKRMGKRRVIAETGAGQHGVATATAAALMGLECTIYMGKVDTERQALNVARMKILGATVVAVEHGSATLKDAINEAMRDWVTNVDHTHYVLGTVTGPHPFPEMVRDFHKIIGEEARGQVLELTGRLPDAVIACVGGGSNAMGIFHRFVTDEAVRLIGVEAGGDGIDTGRHAARFATAEPGVLHGAMSYLMQDAEGQTLETHSISAGLDYPSVGPEHSYLRDSGRAEYRYATDEQVMHAFQLLCRTEGIIPALESAHALAATLDVGKELGPDALLLVNLSGRGDKDMHTAAEWFGLVDKDTDA
- the trpA gene encoding tryptophan synthase subunit alpha: MSALEEVFARCKAEGRAALIGYLPVGYPDVEGSLAAMTALAEAGADIVEVGMPYSDPVMDGPVIQRAATEALAKGVHVDDVFRATAAVKDAGAVPVVMSYWNLVLRRGVDRYAADLAASGGAGMITPDLVPEEAGEWHEASERHGLDRIFLVAPSSTTERISVVTHACSGFVYTASTMGVTGTRGSVGSRAPELVARVREATDLPLCVGLGVSNGAQAAEVASFADGVIVGSALVSTLLDRGRDEGLAALRELTAELAEGVRGRA
- a CDS encoding Trp biosynthesis-associated membrane protein produces the protein MKVLGRKVVVVLLAIAGGIVLLAAGRAEWITGTVDGVAGPVRDSALGTEAAPGLAGLALVAMAAAIAATTSGRVGRWISLTVLGLVAAGVASLSVRAIVDAPNVLGAAAATDSGGTATLEATGTATVWPWIAIIAALILLLALVGGLVGGRRWGGLGRKYERPITDPDAGSVSGQRGERVDSDWDRVTLGDDPSVD